One genomic region from Nostoc sp. C052 encodes:
- a CDS encoding AIPR family protein: MPKTWNIKIDNYFQANPNCIIATAHVDSFPIDLPLEPNIREPNRKSATYRQIFDSLTTEPEKFFSRHSGIVLSANKTKPVKNKTELELEVLEANEGGSDGIINGGHTVLAFEQAKNYKYDLTEARVKVTIHIGLSEESAKDIALASNTTTPVDSRSKVNARGDYKFIKQYLAQLEQKEDRKFRIAYYQNQSGAPRNAQCNVTHLLKLLYCLDRNKYNPDGNKRTKHPAGMSLPSNITDAERERLTALLPLLTHALWIEQRLYEIIQDYISNPRRKGANDLASIDIRKTTLLPDSKYSFGFGAPTDLALPIIASYRVFLDKDYKWILPFNEFAEDFLQHLWTNYFRKYLVSEKTAGNTVGTKISRNQEIWESLYISAQSYLNQHLVKMVNSSKQEEESHVTQGANKRAKGKRGELNATTVPK, translated from the coding sequence ATGCCCAAGACTTGGAACATCAAGATAGATAACTATTTTCAAGCCAACCCCAATTGCATTATCGCCACAGCCCACGTAGACTCGTTTCCTATAGACCTGCCGCTAGAACCGAACATCCGCGAACCGAACCGTAAAAGCGCGACCTACAGACAAATCTTCGACTCACTAACGACCGAACCCGAAAAATTCTTCTCTCGTCACAGTGGAATCGTTCTGTCAGCCAATAAAACTAAACCTGTCAAGAACAAAACTGAACTGGAGCTAGAAGTCTTAGAAGCTAACGAGGGGGGTAGCGATGGGATTATTAATGGTGGGCATACAGTTTTAGCTTTTGAGCAAGCGAAAAATTACAAATATGACTTAACCGAAGCTAGGGTAAAAGTTACGATTCACATTGGACTCTCGGAAGAATCAGCTAAAGATATAGCCCTAGCTTCAAATACTACAACCCCAGTAGATTCTCGTTCCAAAGTCAACGCCAGGGGTGATTACAAATTCATCAAGCAGTACTTAGCCCAGTTAGAACAGAAAGAAGATAGAAAATTCCGCATCGCCTATTATCAAAATCAAAGCGGCGCTCCCAGAAATGCCCAGTGTAATGTCACCCATTTGCTGAAGTTGCTTTACTGTCTCGACAGAAATAAGTACAACCCCGACGGCAATAAACGAACCAAACACCCAGCAGGAATGAGTCTTCCAAGTAACATCACAGATGCAGAAAGGGAACGGTTAACCGCTTTACTGCCTCTCTTGACTCATGCTCTGTGGATAGAGCAAAGACTCTACGAAATAATCCAAGACTATATCAGCAACCCCAGAAGAAAGGGTGCTAACGACCTAGCATCAATTGATATACGTAAAACTACATTGTTGCCGGACAGTAAGTACTCTTTTGGGTTTGGTGCGCCAACTGACTTAGCACTACCGATAATCGCATCATATCGGGTATTTCTGGACAAGGACTATAAATGGATTCTGCCGTTTAACGAATTTGCTGAAGATTTCCTGCAACATCTGTGGACTAACTACTTCCGCAAATACTTGGTATCGGAGAAAACAGCCGGAAATACAGTCGGTACAAAAATCAGCCGCAATCAAGAGATTTGGGAAAGTTTGTACATTTCGGCGCAAAGTTATCTAAATCAGCACTTGGTAAAAATGGTCAATTCCAGTAAGCAAGAAGAAGAATCTCATGTGACACAAGGTGCAAACAAGAGGGCAAAAGGGAAAAGGGGTGAACTCAACGCGACTACTGTTCCCAAATAG
- a CDS encoding IS630 family transposase (programmed frameshift), translated as MGSRLRAFLTREQDRTLFNLRTADVPQKVKDRAEVIRLSANGWYVEKIAAHFNWTAQTVREVLHRWEHLGLEGLWEKPGRGGKSRWTEDDMVFLEECLEKEPRTYNSVQLAQRLEQERSVTLSPDWLRQVLKKKGIIWKRTRKSHKGKQDPVVQQVKQADLEMLEFVCAAGEIDLKYLDESGFCAWSEPSYSYYFRGKQKRLEQSKRRGRRLSIIGFLQPLISFVYGLVIGGVSRKSYIQMMELEALEAQKTGRIRVIVQDNGPIHRCKEVQELWPKWEEMGLYIFFLPKYCSEMNPIELEWQHLKKDELASKTFEDELDLAYAVIDGVQARAEKGNYSTQRIRFNSNSSP; from the exons ATGGGCAGCCGTTTAAGGGCATTTCTGACTCGTGAGCAAGATAGAACTTTGTTTAACCTGAGAACGGCAGATGTACCCCAGAAAGTTAAAGACAGAGCAGAAGTGATTAGATTGAGCGCAAATGGTTGGTATGTAGAGAAGATAGCGGCTCACTTTAATTGGACAGCACAAACAGTGCGAGAAGTTTTGCATAGATGGGAGCATCTTGGTTTAGAGGGACTTTGGGAAAAACCAGGGCGAGGAGGAAAATCAAGGTGGACGGAAGATGACATGGTGTTCTTAGAAGAATGTTTAGAGAAAGAACCTCGTACATATAACAGCGTTCAATTAGCCCAAAGATTAGAACAAGAACGCTCGGTAACATTGAGTCCTGACTGGTTAAGGCAGGTACTAAAAAAAAAGGGGATCATTTGGAAACGAACGAGAAAAAGCCATAAAGGAAAACAAGATCCAGTAGTACAGCAAGTTAAACAAGCAGATTTGGAAATGTTGGAAT TTGTCTGCGCCGCAGGAGAAATCGATTTAAAGTATCTAGATGAATCAGGGTTTTGTGCTTGGAGTGAACCGAGTTACAGCTACTACTTCCGAGGCAAACAAAAACGTTTAGAGCAGAGCAAGCGTCGAGGTCGAAGGTTAAGTATTATTGGCTTTCTTCAACCGTTAATTAGTTTCGTTTACGGTCTGGTAATTGGAGGCGTTTCACGCAAATCTTATATTCAAATGATGGAGCTTGAAGCACTAGAAGCACAAAAAACGGGACGCATAAGAGTCATAGTGCAGGATAACGGCCCAATACATCGATGTAAAGAAGTGCAGGAGTTATGGCCAAAGTGGGAAGAGATGGGTTTGTACATCTTCTTTCTACCCAAATATTGTTCGGAAATGAACCCAATTGAATTGGAGTGGCAACACCTCAAAAAAGATGAACTAGCCTCGAAAACTTTTGAAGATGAGTTAGACCTTGCCTATGCTGTGATTGATGGAGTTCAAGCTAGAGCAGAGAAGGGAAATTACAGTACACAACGTATAAGATTTAACTCTAACTCTTCCCCTTAA
- a CDS encoding LysR family transcriptional regulator: MIFIRSAQSGSFSEAARHLGMAPSAVSRAVSKSWRKFITM, from the coding sequence ATGATTTTTATCCGCTCCGCTCAATCTGGCAGCTTTTCGGAGGCAGCACGACACTTAGGTATGGCTCCTTCAGCTGTGAGTCGAGCCGTAAGTAAGTCGTGGAGAAAATTTATAACTATGTAA
- a CDS encoding IS630 family transposase (programmed frameshift), translating into MGSRLRAFLTREQDRTLFNLRTADVPQKVKDRAEVIRLSANGWYVEKIAAHFNWTAQTVREVLHRWEHLGLEGLWEKPGRGGKSRWTEDDMVFLEECLEKEPRTYNSVQLAQRLEQERSVTLSPDWLRQVLKKGIIWKRTRKSHKGKQDPVVQQVKQADLEMLELSAAAGEIDLKYLDESGFCAWSEPSYSYYFRGKQKRLEQSKRRGRRLSIIGFLQPLISFVYGLVIGGVSRKSYIQMMELEALEAQKTGRIRVIVQDNGPIHRCKEVQELWPKWEEMGLYIFFLPKYCSEMNPIELEWQHLKKDELASKTFEDELDLAYAVIDGVQARAEKGNYSTQRIRFNSNSSP; encoded by the exons ATGGGCAGCCGTTTAAGGGCATTTCTGACTCGTGAGCAAGATAGAACTTTGTTTAACCTGAGAACGGCAGATGTACCCCAGAAAGTTAAAGACAGAGCAGAAGTGATTAGATTGAGCGCAAATGGTTGGTATGTAGAGAAGATAGCGGCTCACTTTAATTGGACAGCACAAACAGTGCGAGAAGTTTTGCATAGATGGGAGCATCTTGGTTTAGAGGGACTTTGGGAAAAACCAGGGCGAGGAGGAAAATCAAGGTGGACGGAAGATGACATGGTGTTCTTAGAAGAATGTTTAGAGAAAGAACCTCGTACATATAACAGCGTTCAATTAGCCCAAAGATTAGAACAAGAACGCTCGGTAACATTGAGTCCTGACTGGTTAAGGCAGGTACTA AAAAAGGGGATCATTTGGAAACGAACGAGAAAAAGCCATAAAGGAAAACAAGATCCAGTAGTACAGCAAGTTAAACAAGCAGATTTGGAAATGTTGGAATTGTCTGCGGCCGCAGGAGAAATCGATTTAAAGTATCTAGATGAATCAGGGTTTTGTGCTTGGAGTGAACCGAGTTACAGCTACTACTTCCGAGGCAAACAAAAACGTTTAGAGCAGAGCAAGCGTCGAGGTCGAAGGTTAAGTATTATTGGCTTTCTTCAACCGTTAATTAGTTTCGTTTACGGTCTGGTAATTGGAGGCGTTTCACGCAAATCTTATATTCAAATGATGGAGCTTGAAGCACTAGAAGCACAAAAAACGGGACGCATAAGAGTCATAGTGCAGGATAACGGCCCAATACATCGATGTAAAGAAGTGCAGGAGTTATGGCCAAAGTGGGAAGAGATGGGTTTGTACATCTTCTTTCTACCCAAATATTGTTCGGAAATGAACCCAATTGAATTGGAGTGGCAACACCTCAAAAAAGATGAACTAGCCTCGAAAACTTTTGAAGATGAGTTAGACCTTGCCTATGCTGTGATTGATGGAGTTCAAGCTAGAGCAGAGAAGGGAAATTACAGTACACAACGTATAAGATTTAACTCTAACTCTTCCCCTTAA
- a CDS encoding NmrA/HSCARG family protein translates to MTQQTTAEKIILVTGATGNQGGAVARHLLKRGNFKVRAFVRDPNKSAAHALQQAGAELVAGDFRDRASLDRALQGAYGVFSLQTFLKEGGLSAEIRDGKSVADAASSAGVEHFVYSSVGSAERNTGIPHFDSKFQVEEYVRSLGLPYTIMRPVFFFYNYASMRPMVEQGTLSQPLSPETKLQQLSEEDYGAMVAEVFDRPAEFLNREIEVASVEMTMPEIAAAFSLVLGKTVEYQQIPFEAFEQQAGEEVTIMYRWFENVGYGADLAQLKRDFPSSSDFESYLRDHDWTKPD, encoded by the coding sequence ATGACACAGCAAACAACAGCAGAAAAAATTATCTTAGTCACCGGAGCCACGGGCAATCAGGGTGGTGCAGTGGCGCGTCATCTTTTAAAGCGCGGTAACTTCAAGGTTCGTGCTTTTGTGCGCGATCCAAACAAGTCCGCCGCTCATGCACTCCAACAAGCGGGGGCAGAACTCGTTGCCGGAGATTTCAGGGATCGCGCGTCGCTTGATCGCGCTCTGCAAGGTGCTTATGGTGTTTTTTCATTGCAGACTTTTCTCAAAGAAGGCGGATTATCAGCCGAGATCCGAGATGGTAAAAGCGTTGCAGACGCAGCTTCATCGGCAGGTGTCGAGCATTTCGTCTACAGTTCTGTGGGCAGCGCCGAACGCAACACGGGCATTCCCCATTTCGACAGTAAATTTCAAGTCGAAGAGTACGTTCGCTCACTGGGCTTGCCCTACACAATCATGCGTCCAGTTTTCTTTTTTTACAATTACGCCTCAATGCGTCCAATGGTGGAGCAGGGCACGCTCTCCCAACCGCTCAGTCCTGAAACAAAATTGCAGCAACTTTCTGAAGAAGATTACGGAGCAATGGTCGCTGAGGTATTCGATCGCCCCGCCGAGTTCTTGAACCGCGAAATCGAAGTCGCCAGTGTGGAGATGACCATGCCAGAAATCGCTGCCGCGTTCAGCCTCGTGTTGGGCAAAACCGTCGAATACCAGCAAATTCCGTTTGAAGCGTTTGAGCAGCAAGCTGGGGAGGAAGTGACCATTATGTATCGCTGGTTTGAGAATGTCGGCTACGGAGCGGATTTAGCACAGTTGAAACGTGACTTTCCTTCCTCAAGCGACTTTGAATCCTATTTGCGCGACCACGACTGGACGAAACCAGATTAA
- a CDS encoding four helix bundle protein, translated as MTTNITITDRTKSFAVRIIKACCFLDEASSATRILSKQLLRSGTSIGANVREAQSAQSPKDFINKLEIALKEARETQYWLELLIESELVEKQKFQLLLQEANEIGKILVASTKKLKDK; from the coding sequence ATGACAACTAATATTACTATCACGGACAGGACTAAATCTTTTGCAGTTAGAATTATTAAAGCTTGTTGCTTTTTGGATGAAGCTTCAAGTGCAACTCGCATTCTTTCTAAACAACTTTTACGTTCAGGAACTTCAATTGGAGCTAATGTTAGAGAAGCTCAATCAGCCCAATCTCCAAAGGATTTTATCAATAAATTGGAGATCGCTTTGAAAGAAGCAAGAGAAACTCAGTATTGGCTAGAACTTTTAATTGAATCTGAGCTAGTTGAAAAACAAAAATTTCAATTACTCCTTCAAGAAGCAAATGAAATTGGTAAAATCCTTGTTGCCTCTACCAAAAAACTTAAAGATAAATAA
- a CDS encoding M4 family metallopeptidase codes for MARKKKKLAGFKDEHSLDSRCPICCIVPPHILQNVVVNGNHQQRSWAFQTLNISAQFLGRRNVVGNISFAPSAGEKRRTIYDAKYGQQLPGTLVRGEGDPPSSDAAVNEAYDAAGATYDLFHEIFDRNSVDDKGLRLDSTVHYGVKYDNAFWNGDQMVYGDGDGELFQRFTKSIDVIGHELTHGVTQYQAGLQYDGESGALNESFSDVFGSLVKQKINNQTAEEADWLIGQGLLASTVKGIALRSMKAPGTAYDDPLLGKDPQPAHVKDKYTGTDDNGGVHINSGIPNYAFYLAAVAIGGYAWEKAGKIWYITLRDRLNAQADFKTAANVTIQVAGELYGNGSDEQKAVQDAWQKVGVI; via the coding sequence GTGGCTCGAAAGAAAAAAAAATTAGCCGGGTTCAAGGATGAGCATTCACTAGACTCTAGATGCCCAATTTGTTGTATTGTCCCGCCCCATATACTTCAAAATGTCGTGGTGAATGGGAATCACCAGCAACGGAGTTGGGCTTTTCAGACATTAAATATTTCGGCACAATTTCTCGGACGGAGAAACGTTGTCGGTAATATCTCTTTTGCTCCTTCTGCGGGTGAGAAGCGGCGCACCATCTACGATGCCAAATATGGACAGCAACTTCCTGGGACACTAGTGCGGGGTGAGGGAGATCCACCAAGCAGTGATGCAGCAGTGAATGAAGCCTACGATGCGGCGGGTGCTACTTATGACTTGTTTCATGAGATATTTGATCGCAATTCCGTAGATGACAAAGGACTACGTTTAGACTCCACCGTGCATTATGGGGTTAAATATGACAATGCCTTTTGGAACGGCGACCAGATGGTTTATGGTGATGGCGACGGAGAACTGTTTCAACGTTTCACGAAATCAATAGATGTGATAGGGCATGAGCTAACTCATGGTGTAACCCAGTATCAAGCGGGTTTACAGTACGATGGGGAATCAGGGGCACTGAATGAATCGTTTTCCGATGTCTTCGGTTCCCTGGTGAAACAGAAGATCAACAATCAGACCGCAGAAGAGGCAGATTGGCTTATTGGGCAAGGTCTTTTAGCGTCCACTGTCAAAGGTATTGCCCTCCGCTCGATGAAAGCACCAGGAACAGCTTATGATGATCCACTATTGGGTAAAGATCCTCAGCCAGCCCATGTCAAAGATAAATATACTGGTACTGATGATAACGGCGGGGTGCATATCAACTCAGGAATCCCTAACTATGCCTTTTATCTAGCGGCTGTTGCGATTGGTGGCTATGCTTGGGAAAAAGCTGGCAAAATCTGGTATATAACTTTACGCGACCGCTTGAATGCTCAAGCAGATTTTAAAACAGCTGCCAACGTTACCATTCAAGTTGCTGGCGAACTTTATGGTAATGGTAGTGATGAGCAAAAAGCTGTACAGGATGCTTGGCAAAAGGTAGGAGTTATCTAA
- a CDS encoding type II toxin-antitoxin system RelE/ParE family toxin, translating to MDYQVVLSPKAVGDLEAIVRYIALSNAEAARKLGQQLLEKSRELSQFPFIGQKVPEFDDPNIRQLILKPYRVVYRVEEEKKRISIARFWHSAQENLEL from the coding sequence ATGGACTACCAAGTAGTTCTTTCTCCCAAAGCTGTGGGGGATTTGGAAGCAATTGTCAGGTATATTGCCTTAAGCAATGCTGAAGCTGCAAGGAAATTGGGTCAGCAACTCCTTGAAAAAAGTAGGGAGTTAAGTCAATTTCCATTCATTGGTCAGAAAGTACCTGAGTTTGACGACCCTAATATTCGTCAGCTTATTCTTAAACCATATCGTGTTGTCTACAGGGTTGAAGAGGAAAAAAAGCGGATCAGTATCGCTAGATTTTGGCATTCGGCACAAGAGAATCTTGAGCTTTAG
- a CDS encoding filamentous hemagglutinin N-terminal domain-containing protein, with amino-acid sequence MTIKYRLHKCLQFGLTGLLGSFCVSLLTSKTQAQQSNIVSDNTLGTESSKVIGNFQGQPIEVITGGATCQINLFHSFQEFNISEGRGAYFFSPSADIQNILARVTGSNPSEILGRLGTFGNSSPNLFLINPNGIVFGKNASLNVQGSFVGTTANGIQFGNQGVFSATNPQAVPLLTINPSVLLFNQIQASGGIINHSQAPAGTNLIGQDVTGLRVADGKSLLLVGGNINIDGGSIRAYGGNVELASLAAPGNVGLNIAGDNLGLVIPENVERANVSLSNGAEVNVRGAGGGNIKIEAQNVNLIGQSKLRAGIDIGLGTSNSKGGDITINAAADTALIDESFIANVVQQKAFGQAGNINIATGTLTLSDGALINANFFGQGNAGNVNINALGDISFRKSRPGESTGIFSQVAEGAIGNGGNVTINSNSLEINDGSQIQGSTSGKGNSGNIIINAGNNISLDGSNGNADGFSGIINNVQSTAEGNAGNIEITTGTLKATNGAFIGSSIFGKGNAGNISINALDNITFDTKSDVSSYVFNDGVGNGGNIYLKTGSLSLTNGSQVSTNVSGQGNAGNITVEASDNVKLDGVFIDAGKFDLNNLDYDSFSGLQSNLNIGGVGKAGNIQVTTGSLSVTNGAEISSFTGGVGNGGNITINARDNVTFSGFGGRMKDGSTVSSFGIKNAIGNGGDIRINASNLLLKDGGQLDASNGGQGTGGNIFLDVSNTITFDGIGGNGLPSSAYTLTSNGNAGNFQIETGSLFLTNGGTISSSLFEGEGNAGNITIDARDTVIINGVVKGVTLGTGRIIDESSSLSSSLVSGEGKGGDIKITTGSLSVTNGAFISGDTNAQGNAGNITINARNTVSVTNGKISVNTLGQGNGGDITINAGDTVTFDGGKNGLFTPVATTALNNSTGNAGNIRINSRGLFVKNGATISTFSDGQGNGGNIFIDTRDAVTFDGTNGKNSSTAAYTFASGSGNGGNIQVKTGTLTLKNGGVTRTSANRNAGNINIHARDAVMIDGTSGNNTSGAFSFLSAGGVGKGGDIQVTTNSLTLSNGGQLAATSFGKGNAGDIIVDAGDAIGIDGVGSNGISSGVFTTLEGQAEGRGGNINLTTGSLFLTNGGVVNASTFSRGNGGDITIDARDRILIDGIGTTGFSSGIFSTVSSIAVGNAGNINLTTDSLFLNRGGISSSSLGQGKAGDININSGFTTLDNKGFIAAITNSGDGGNINLTASDRLILRRGSGISTTAGTAQSGGDGGNINIDSRFIVAIPEENSDITANAFTGTGGNVEINSQGIFGIESRIKPTEKSDITASSEQGVSGVISINAPDTSSIQNSFTELPPVIDTNALIANSCISRASKRQENSFTITGSGALTNNRPDNALVSNYTTGEVRGVEITSRPWKKGDPIIEPQGLYRMSNGQLLLSRECSN; translated from the coding sequence ATGACGATCAAATACCGATTACACAAGTGTTTGCAGTTCGGATTGACAGGGTTGCTGGGCAGCTTTTGTGTAAGTCTCCTCACTAGCAAAACCCAGGCACAGCAAAGTAATATCGTATCTGATAACACACTTGGCACTGAGTCATCTAAAGTTATAGGCAACTTTCAGGGACAGCCCATAGAAGTAATTACAGGTGGTGCAACTTGCCAAATTAATCTGTTTCATAGCTTTCAAGAATTTAATATCAGCGAGGGACGTGGAGCATATTTCTTCAGTCCTAGCGCAGATATTCAGAATATTTTGGCACGGGTGACAGGTAGTAACCCTTCAGAAATTTTGGGGAGACTGGGCACATTTGGTAATTCTAGCCCGAATTTATTTTTGATAAATCCCAATGGCATTGTGTTTGGGAAAAATGCCAGTTTAAATGTGCAGGGTTCGTTTGTGGGGACGACTGCAAACGGAATACAGTTTGGCAATCAAGGGGTTTTTAGTGCGACAAATCCCCAAGCAGTGCCATTGTTAACTATCAATCCTTCAGTATTGCTGTTTAATCAAATCCAAGCAAGTGGGGGAATTATCAATCACTCCCAAGCACCCGCAGGTACTAATCTCATCGGACAAGATGTTACAGGTTTGCGAGTTGCTGATGGTAAAAGTTTGTTGCTTGTGGGTGGGAATATCAATATTGATGGTGGGAGTATTCGCGCTTATGGCGGAAATGTTGAGTTAGCAAGTTTGGCTGCACCGGGAAATGTGGGATTGAATATTGCAGGTGATAATCTGGGTTTAGTAATACCTGAGAATGTGGAACGCGCAAATGTTTCGCTGAGTAATGGTGCAGAAGTCAATGTTCGCGGTGCGGGTGGCGGGAATATCAAAATTGAGGCTCAAAATGTAAATTTGATAGGGCAAAGTAAACTAAGAGCGGGAATAGATATAGGTTTAGGTACTTCAAATAGTAAAGGTGGAGATATTACTATTAATGCCGCAGCAGATACAGCCTTAATAGATGAAAGTTTCATTGCTAACGTCGTGCAACAAAAAGCATTTGGTCAAGCTGGCAATATAAATATTGCGACTGGGACATTAACGTTAAGCGATGGTGCATTAATCAACGCTAATTTTTTCGGACAAGGCAATGCCGGAAATGTAAATATCAATGCTTTAGGTGATATCAGTTTTCGTAAATCAAGACCAGGAGAAAGTACAGGAATTTTTTCCCAAGTAGCTGAAGGTGCAATAGGTAATGGTGGGAACGTTACTATTAATAGCAATTCTTTGGAAATAAACGATGGTTCGCAAATTCAAGGTAGCACTAGCGGAAAAGGTAATTCTGGTAATATCATCATTAATGCTGGTAATAATATTTCGTTAGATGGTAGTAACGGTAACGCTGATGGTTTTAGCGGGATTATTAATAATGTACAATCCACTGCTGAAGGTAACGCAGGTAATATTGAAATTACGACGGGTACGCTAAAAGCTACTAATGGAGCTTTTATTGGTAGCAGTATCTTTGGCAAAGGAAATGCTGGGAATATCAGCATTAATGCTCTTGATAATATAACCTTCGATACTAAGAGCGATGTTAGTAGTTATGTGTTTAATGATGGGGTAGGTAACGGAGGAAATATTTACCTTAAAACAGGTTCACTCTCGTTAACTAATGGCAGTCAAGTATCGACAAATGTATCAGGACAAGGTAATGCCGGAAATATTACCGTCGAAGCTTCTGATAATGTCAAGCTAGATGGTGTTTTTATTGACGCAGGTAAGTTTGACCTTAATAACTTGGATTATGATTCGTTTAGTGGTTTGCAAAGCAACTTAAATATTGGAGGTGTCGGAAAAGCAGGAAATATTCAAGTTACGACAGGATCACTTTCTGTTACTAATGGTGCTGAAATATCTAGCTTTACTGGTGGAGTCGGGAATGGAGGAAATATCACTATTAATGCCCGCGATAATGTGACATTTTCAGGTTTTGGAGGCAGAATGAAAGATGGCAGTACAGTATCAAGTTTCGGTATTAAGAACGCGATAGGTAATGGTGGTGATATTCGCATAAATGCAAGTAATTTACTACTGAAAGATGGCGGACAATTAGATGCTAGCAACGGCGGACAAGGAACTGGAGGTAATATCTTTCTTGATGTTAGCAATACTATTACTTTTGATGGAATTGGTGGTAATGGTTTACCCAGTAGTGCTTATACGCTAACATCTAATGGTAACGCTGGAAATTTTCAAATTGAAACAGGATCGCTGTTTTTAACAAATGGCGGTACGATATCTTCTTCACTTTTTGAAGGGGAAGGTAATGCTGGAAATATCACCATCGATGCTCGTGATACCGTCATCATTAATGGTGTCGTCAAAGGTGTAACTTTGGGTACTGGTCGAATTATTGATGAAAGTAGTAGTTTATCTAGTTCCTTGGTGAGTGGTGAAGGTAAAGGAGGTGACATCAAAATTACAACAGGGTCACTTTCTGTCACCAATGGTGCATTCATTTCTGGAGACACAAATGCACAGGGAAATGCAGGTAATATCACCATCAATGCCCGCAATACAGTTTCCGTCACCAACGGAAAGATTTCTGTAAACACGCTTGGACAGGGAAACGGAGGCGATATCACCATCAACGCAGGCGATACAGTAACTTTTGATGGTGGGAAAAATGGTTTATTTACTCCCGTAGCCACTACTGCGCTAAACAATAGCACTGGTAACGCTGGGAATATCCGCATTAATTCTAGAGGATTATTTGTCAAAAATGGCGCTACTATTTCCACTTTTAGTGATGGTCAAGGTAATGGTGGCAATATCTTTATCGATACACGCGATGCCGTTACCTTTGACGGAACCAATGGTAAAAATTCGTCAACTGCGGCATATACCTTTGCTAGTGGAAGCGGTAATGGTGGAAATATCCAGGTTAAAACAGGAACGCTGACCTTAAAAAATGGTGGTGTAACTCGCACCTCTGCAAACCGGAATGCTGGAAATATAAACATTCATGCCCGCGATGCTGTCATGATCGATGGTACTAGTGGCAATAACACAAGTGGCGCTTTTAGTTTTTTGTCTGCTGGAGGTGTTGGCAAAGGTGGGGATATCCAAGTCACAACTAACTCCTTAACACTAAGCAACGGCGGACAACTTGCTGCTACCAGTTTTGGTAAAGGTAATGCGGGTGACATTATAGTTGATGCTGGCGATGCTATTGGTATTGATGGTGTCGGTAGTAATGGAATTTCAAGCGGTGTTTTTACTACCTTAGAAGGTCAAGCTGAAGGTAGAGGAGGTAATATTAACCTGACAACAGGCTCTTTATTTTTAACCAATGGTGGAGTAGTCAATGCTAGTACTTTTTCGAGAGGTAATGGAGGTGATATTACCATTGATGCACGCGATCGCATTCTAATCGATGGTATTGGCACTACAGGTTTTTCTAGCGGTATTTTTAGTACAGTCAGTTCAATAGCTGTAGGCAATGCAGGTAATATTAACCTGACAACAGATTCTTTATTTTTAAATCGCGGGGGAATCAGTTCGAGTAGTTTGGGACAAGGTAAAGCCGGAGATATTAATATTAATTCTGGTTTCACAACACTTGATAACAAAGGATTTATTGCAGCAATAACCAACTCTGGTGATGGTGGAAATATTAATTTAACTGCTAGCGATCGCTTAATATTACGTCGCGGTAGCGGAATTTCGACCACCGCAGGTACAGCCCAATCAGGTGGCGATGGTGGTAACATCAATATCGATTCAAGATTTATCGTCGCCATCCCCGAAGAAAACAGCGACATCACAGCCAACGCCTTCACAGGAACAGGTGGAAACGTCGAAATCAATTCTCAAGGTATTTTTGGTATCGAATCGCGGATAAAGCCAACTGAAAAAAGTGATATTACCGCCAGTTCAGAACAAGGCGTTTCAGGAGTGATTAGCATTAACGCACCCGATACTAGTTCCATTCAAAATAGCTTTACCGAATTACCTCCAGTCATCGATACCAATGCACTCATTGCCAATAGCTGCATTTCCCGCGCTAGCAAGCGACAAGAAAACTCTTTTACCATTACAGGTTCCGGTGCTTTAACCAATAATCGGCCTGATAATGCTTTAGTTTCTAACTACACAACTGGTGAGGTGAGAGGTGTAGAAATTACATCCCGTCCTTGGAAGAAAGGCGATCCGATTATTGAACCGCAAGGTTTATATCGGATGAGTAATGGGCAGTTGCTATTGAGTCGAGAATGTTCTAATTAG
- a CDS encoding helix-turn-helix domain-containing protein, protein MKDKARFTNFGIDLENLEFPLLGRELPDYIYEQIGYKVSLRTLYRWASKRRIPFSKLRIINQKELNRWLELASKYSERVVTT, encoded by the coding sequence ATGAAGGATAAAGCACGATTTACCAATTTTGGCATTGATTTAGAAAATCTGGAATTTCCACTTTTAGGGCGAGAATTACCCGACTATATCTATGAGCAAATAGGCTACAAAGTAAGTTTGCGAACCCTCTATCGTTGGGCATCTAAACGCCGTATTCCTTTCTCTAAGTTACGCATCATTAACCAAAAAGAATTGAATCGATGGCTAGAATTAGCAAGCAAGTATAGCGAACGCGTAGTAACTACTTAG